The following are encoded together in the Zingiber officinale cultivar Zhangliang chromosome 8A, Zo_v1.1, whole genome shotgun sequence genome:
- the LOC122007966 gene encoding pentatricopeptide repeat-containing protein OTP51, chloroplastic-like: MSVAFYHASALTSTLASPSTPIRIRHRALCQNRASCLTFRPLRAHASDNVTISPKSSSFSISVPQQQAEASDEEDLEEKEPPSVEPWFHDVAQERDMRSLPSPELQVVQLEDLPEQWRRSKIAWLCKELPSYKHSTFVRILNAQRKWIRQEDATYVAVHCMRIRENEASFRVYKWMSQQHWFRFDLALATKLADYLGKDRKFAKCREIFDAIVNQGRVPSESTFHILTVAYLSAPVEGCLHEACGIYNKMIQLGGYRPRLSLHNSLFRAIVSQPNGKVKHYLRQAEFIFHNIITCDLEVHQDIYSGLIWLHSYQDTIDTERIAALRKEMKIAGFKESTDVLISITRAYSKEGNVEETENTWLKLLQGDCSIPPKAFVYRMDLYARVGEPMKSLEIFDTMKKQNIPVSSAAYLKIIEVMSKAEEIEFAEAIFEEYIGTGMKHLMPAYEDLISMYFSLGLDDKLVTTFYQCLTKCSPNRRIYNIYLESLVRVGNLEKAEDVFNEMHSNGTIGSSARSCNVILEGYLASRDCVKAEKIYDIMRLKKYELKAELLEKLQEVISLNRKIVKRKISMKLNNEQREILVGLLLGGVRIESDEERRNHAIFFEFDQNSKVHSSLKVHIHERFYEWLTSSSRSTDDDKVLNQFCTVAHSYFGFFADQFWLNGRPMIPKLIHRWLSARVLAYWYMFGGLRISSGDILLKLKGGGCGGTERIIKSLQARSLECRTKRKGRVFWIGFQGANADRFWELTEPYILATVKSHLDPGGCVSVNGEEEVEFNTLESESDID; the protein is encoded by the exons ATGAGCGTCGCCTTCTACCACGCCTCCGCTCTCACAAGCACCCTGGCCTCCCCCTCCACTCCTATCCGCATACGCCACCGCGCTCTCTGCCAAAACCGCGCCTCCTGCCTTACTTTCCGCCCGTTGCGGGCTCACGCTTCCGATAATGTTACAATTTCGCCTAAAAGTTCTTCCTTTTCGATTTCGGTGCCGCAGCAGCAAGCGGAAGCATCAGACGAGGAGGATTTGGAAGAAAAGGAGCCTCCTTCCGTCGAGCCGTGGTTCCATGACGTGGCCCAAGAGAGGGATATGAGGTCACTCCCCTCGCCCGAGCTCCAGGTGGTCCAGCTCGAGGATCTCCCAGAGCAATGGAGGAGGTCCAAGATCGCGTGGCTCTGCAAGGAACTGCCGTCCTACAAACACTCCACTTTCGTCAGAATCCTCAACGCGCAGCGCAAGTGGATCAGGCAAGAAGACGCCACCTACGTCGCTGTCCACTGTATGCGAATCCGGGAGAACGAAGCCAGCTTCCGG GTGTACAAATGGATGTCACAGCAGCACTGGTTCCGCTTTGATTTAGCTCTTGCGACAAAGCTTGCTGATTATTTGGGAAAGGACCGGAAATTTGCAAAATGTCGAGAGATCTTTGACGCTATCGTGAATCAAGGTCGTGTCCCCAGTGAGTCCACTTTTCACATATTGACAGTAGCTTATCTGAGTGCACCTGTCGAAGGTTGCCTCCATGAAGCTTGCGGCATTTATAACAAGATGATTCAATTGGGCGGCTATAGGCCACGCCTGAGCTTGCACAACTCTCTCTTCAGAGCCATCGTGAGTCAGCCGAATGGAAAAGTAAAGCATTATCTTAGGCAAGCTGAGTTCATCTTCCACAACATAATCACTTGTGATCTTGAGGTGCATCAAGATATCTATTCTGGTTTGATCTGGCTCCACAGCTATCAAGACACCATTGACACGGAAAGGATTGCAGCTCTAAGGAAAGAAATGAAAATTGCTGGGTTCAAAGAGAGTACAGATGTTCTCATCTCCATCACGAGGGCTTACTCGAAAGAAGGTAATGTAGAAGAAACAGAAAACACATGGCTCAAGCTTCTTCAGGGTGATTGTAGTATCCCACCTAAGGCTTTTGTTTATCGCATGGACCTTTATGCAAGAGTTGGAGAGCCCATGAAATCACTGGAGATATTTGATACGATGAAGAAGCAAAATATACCTGTTAGTTCGGCTGCATATCTTAAAATCATAGAGGTCATGTCAAAGGCTGAGGAGATTGAATTTGCTGAAGCAATTTTTGAAGAGTACATTGGAACTGGAATGAAACATCTTATGCCTGCCTATGAAGATTTGATATCTATGTACTTCagtttgggtttagatgataaGTTGGTAACAACATTCTATCAATGCCTGACCAAATGCAGTCCCAATAGGAGGATCTATAATATATACCtggagtccttggtgagagttggcAACCTTGAGAAGGCTGAAGATGTATTTAATGAGATGCATTCAAATGGGACAATTGGTAGTAGTGCTCGGTCATGTAATGTCATTTTGGAAGGCTATCTTGCTTCAAGAGATTGCGTTAAAGCTGAAAAGATATATGATATCATGCGCCTTAAAAAATATGAACTAAAGGCTGAACTTTTGGAAAAGCTACAAGAAGTTATTAGCTTGAATAGGAAGATAGTTAAGAGAAAAATAAGCATGAAGCTCAACAACGAACAGCGTGAAATTCTAGTTGGCTTACTACTAGGAGGTGTAAGAATAGAATCAGACGAGGAGAGGAGGAATCATgccatattttttgaatttgatcAGAATTCCAAGGTTCACTCTTCTCTAAAAGTACATATTCATGAAAGGTTTTATGAATGGTTAACATCTTCAAGTAGGTCTACAGATGATGACAAGGTATTAAATCAATTTTGTACTGTGGCACACTCTTATTTTGGTTTCTTTGCCGATCAGTTCTGGTTGAACGGCCGACCTATGATTCCGAAGCTTATTCATAGGTGGTTATCAGCTCGTGTTCTTGCATATTGGTATATGTTTGGAGGATTGAGAATTTCCTCAGGTGATATTTTGTTGAAGCTGAAAGGCGGTGGCTGCGGAGGCACTGAAAGGATCATCAAATCATTACAGGCAAGATCCTTAGAATGCAGAACCAAAAGGAAGGGAAGAGTGTTTTGGATAGGATTTCAAGGAGCCAATGCCGATAGATTTTGGGAACTTACTGAACCCTACATTTTGGCGACTGTTAAGAGTCATTTGGATCCTGGTGGTTGTGTCTCAGTTAATGGAGAGGAAGAAGTTGAATTCAATACCTTGGAGTCTGAGTCTGATATCGATTGA